A single window of Methanophagales archaeon DNA harbors:
- a CDS encoding cysteine desulfurase codes for MTDIDTERIRRDFTILESGIIYMDTAATSLTPEPVLDAVLGYYRRYNANVGRGVHRLTRLATAEYEEARNKVAKFIGARAHEIVFTRNTTEGINMVASGLSMHKGDKVVISLLEHHSNLLPWLRAKRKFGIDIEVVKPANGDRKSCELGISDFEAAIDSDTRIVAVSHVSNALGSILPIRAISKLCHANDALLLVDGAQSVPHLPVDVKELGCDFMAFSGHKMLAPTGIGALYIREELMPGIEPLNVGGGGVETASFVEYELKGANEGFESGTPDISGAIGLGASVDYLNAIGMENVKLKEEKLTKELIEGLQKIPGVELYGYDYDASSNKRIGTVSFNLDGKNPDDVALLLDNKAGIIVRSGHHCCMPLMNYLGIEGTVRASLYLYNTEREVNRLLELVRKIANGLSI; via the coding sequence CGTACTGGGCTATTACAGGCGATATAATGCGAATGTGGGTAGAGGCGTCCACAGACTAACACGGCTAGCAACAGCGGAATATGAAGAAGCGCGTAATAAGGTTGCAAAATTCATTGGTGCACGCGCTCATGAGATTGTCTTCACACGGAACACCACAGAAGGTATAAATATGGTCGCATCCGGGCTCAGCATGCATAAGGGTGATAAGGTCGTTATCAGTCTGCTGGAGCACCATTCAAACCTACTGCCATGGCTACGTGCGAAGCGTAAGTTCGGGATAGATATAGAGGTGGTGAAGCCCGCTAACGGCGATAGGAAAAGCTGTGAACTGGGAATCTCGGATTTTGAAGCGGCAATAGATTCGGATACGCGAATCGTAGCGGTCAGCCATGTCTCCAACGCTCTTGGCTCTATTCTACCAATTCGCGCAATATCGAAGCTGTGCCATGCGAATGATGCGCTGTTACTCGTGGATGGTGCACAATCGGTACCTCATCTGCCGGTAGATGTAAAGGAACTGGGCTGTGACTTCATGGCGTTCTCAGGGCATAAGATGCTCGCTCCCACCGGTATAGGAGCACTGTACATAAGAGAGGAACTCATGCCCGGTATAGAACCTCTGAATGTAGGTGGCGGAGGTGTAGAGACCGCTTCTTTCGTTGAATATGAGTTAAAAGGTGCGAATGAGGGGTTTGAGAGTGGTACACCCGATATATCAGGTGCGATAGGGCTTGGTGCCTCAGTTGATTATTTAAATGCAATAGGCATGGAGAACGTGAAGCTAAAAGAGGAGAAGCTGACAAAGGAGCTCATAGAAGGACTACAGAAGATACCTGGCGTTGAACTTTATGGCTACGATTACGATGCATCCTCAAATAAAAGAATAGGTACCGTATCGTTCAATCTTGATGGTAAGAACCCGGATGATGTGGCGCTGCTGCTCGATAATAAAGCGGGTATAATCGTAAGGTCAGGACATCACTGCTGTATGCCGCTGATGAATTATCTCGGTATAGAAGGAACAGTCAGGGCTTCTTTATATCTTTATAATACAGAGCGTGAGGTGAACAGATTACTGGAACTCGTGCGAAAGATAGCTAATGGACTATCTATCTAA